The following coding sequences lie in one Verrucomicrobiota bacterium genomic window:
- a CDS encoding Hpt domain-containing protein has product MPWRLPIADVQKALQRWGSVRREAPAPAPADTAPSGPEEPRHNASVAPAESPINWERFDEMLGNDPATVREFVDLYLEKTAEQITQIRAALSAGKASEVELLAHRCKGASATCGITAMRQPISELEAAGRAGNLSRGAEVLAHAEQTFGRVRKILTERLRTLGT; this is encoded by the coding sequence ATGCCGTGGAGGCTTCCCATCGCCGATGTCCAAAAGGCGCTCCAGCGATGGGGCTCAGTTCGTCGAGAGGCTCCTGCGCCCGCGCCAGCGGACACGGCGCCATCCGGCCCGGAAGAGCCGAGGCACAACGCTTCCGTCGCGCCGGCAGAGTCTCCGATCAATTGGGAGCGGTTTGACGAAATGCTCGGCAACGATCCGGCGACGGTTCGCGAATTTGTCGATTTGTATCTGGAAAAGACTGCTGAGCAAATCACGCAAATTCGCGCCGCCCTGTCTGCCGGCAAGGCATCGGAAGTCGAATTGCTCGCGCACCGCTGCAAAGGCGCCAGCGCCACGTGCGGGATCACCGCCATGCGCCAGCCGATCAGCGAACTCGAAGCGGCCGGCCGCGCGGGCAATCTCTCGCGCGGCGCCGAGGTTCTGGCACACGCCGAACAGACCTTCGGGCGCGTCCGTAAAATCCTGACCGAACGTTTGAGAACGCTTGGGACGTGA